A genome region from Pseudoalteromonas tetraodonis includes the following:
- a CDS encoding ExeM/NucH family extracellular endonuclease, with the protein MLKTKITPLALVLASLSAPATANLVISEYVEGSSYNKAVELFNNSTTPLSLDGYTLSLYSNGNTEANNTLDLTGELAANSTYVIVNGNASVELKEKADQLSAVTNFNGDDALVLTQGSTVIDSFGQRGVDPGSFWSEGGVQTQNKTLRRKETQLNGRTDADGAFNPSELWLQFDQDDFSDLGIFAGNSSPNPDPEPEPEDPLLCGADKTLISSIQGEGASSPLVNTVVEFEGVVTADFQADDQLKGFFVNSLNSDEDTNPLTSEGVFVYFTNTDVNVGDHVRVQGTVEEYFDATQIGNVSQVAICDTGLSAYPTKITLPVIDQSELEVFEGMLVTLEQPLVVTNNYGLGRYGELELATERLYQGTQVALPGAAANAVEAQNLTKKILVDDGSTRQNRDPIAYPVPGLSAENTLRTGDTVNTVTGALAYSFSTYRIHPTVTPQFIATNPRTDAPELNPDADLRVASFNVLNYFNGDGQGGGFPTSRGADSEVELIRQQAKLVSAISAMQADVIGLMEIENDGFGEFSAVASLVNALNDADSQNQYAFVDFGVDKIGTDAITTALIYRADKVQQVGTAAITTDAPFDYSNRAPIAQSFKSLETEEVFTVAVAHLKSKGGCGSATGGNADQNDGQACWNEIRTAGANAFADWLNSKPTGVDDEDIILVGDMNAYAMEDPIRAFADKGLKNVVAELDGNTLGYSYSFSGRAGSLDHALVSPSLLNKVVSATDWHINADEPISLDYNVEFKSDAQQSTLYAQGPYRASDHDPVIVDIRSTIIAPPEPEPEVIIGEINNIGGWFWWKSYSFEIPQGYDELTVSLDGGWGDANLFVRHKRNPTLFRKDCASISFGNSESCSFTNPKEGKWRVRVNGAIPFGNVKLTYKATKYAD; encoded by the coding sequence ATGTTGAAAACAAAAATAACGCCATTGGCGCTTGTGTTAGCAAGCCTCAGTGCACCCGCTACCGCTAACCTCGTTATATCAGAATACGTAGAGGGCAGTAGCTATAATAAAGCAGTAGAACTATTTAATAATTCGACAACCCCACTGTCATTGGATGGCTACACCCTAAGTCTCTATTCAAATGGCAATACAGAGGCAAACAATACGCTCGATTTAACCGGTGAACTTGCTGCTAATAGCACTTATGTCATTGTTAATGGTAATGCTTCAGTTGAATTAAAAGAAAAAGCAGATCAACTCAGCGCCGTCACTAACTTTAATGGTGATGACGCACTGGTACTTACGCAAGGCTCAACCGTTATTGATAGCTTTGGTCAACGCGGCGTAGATCCAGGTTCATTTTGGTCTGAAGGTGGCGTACAAACACAAAATAAAACACTGCGCCGTAAAGAAACTCAATTAAACGGACGCACTGATGCCGATGGCGCTTTTAATCCAAGTGAGCTATGGCTGCAATTTGATCAAGATGATTTTAGTGATCTAGGTATCTTTGCAGGGAATTCTTCACCTAATCCAGATCCTGAGCCAGAACCTGAAGATCCTTTACTATGTGGCGCTGATAAAACATTAATTAGCAGTATTCAAGGTGAAGGCGCAAGCAGTCCACTGGTTAACACTGTGGTTGAATTTGAAGGCGTTGTGACAGCTGATTTCCAAGCAGATGATCAGCTCAAAGGCTTTTTTGTAAATTCACTTAATAGTGATGAAGATACAAATCCCCTTACTTCTGAAGGTGTATTTGTTTACTTTACCAATACTGATGTTAATGTTGGCGACCATGTTCGCGTACAAGGTACTGTTGAAGAGTACTTTGATGCCACCCAAATTGGTAATGTTAGCCAAGTTGCTATTTGTGATACCGGCCTTTCAGCTTATCCGACTAAAATCACTTTACCCGTTATCGATCAAAGTGAGTTAGAAGTATTTGAAGGTATGTTGGTGACCCTAGAGCAGCCATTAGTTGTCACGAATAACTATGGTTTAGGTCGTTACGGTGAATTAGAGCTTGCCACCGAACGTTTATATCAAGGGACACAAGTTGCACTTCCTGGTGCGGCAGCAAATGCGGTTGAAGCGCAAAATCTAACTAAAAAAATACTCGTAGATGATGGCTCAACTCGTCAAAATCGCGATCCTATTGCTTACCCTGTACCTGGATTATCAGCAGAGAATACGCTGCGTACTGGCGATACAGTAAATACCGTTACTGGCGCCCTAGCGTACAGCTTTAGCACTTACCGTATTCACCCAACGGTCACACCTCAGTTTATAGCTACGAATCCACGCACCGATGCGCCAGAGTTAAACCCTGACGCTGATTTACGTGTTGCCAGCTTTAACGTGCTTAACTACTTTAATGGCGATGGCCAAGGCGGCGGTTTCCCAACTAGCCGAGGCGCTGACTCAGAAGTAGAATTAATTCGTCAACAGGCCAAACTAGTTAGTGCTATCAGTGCTATGCAAGCTGATGTGATTGGCTTAATGGAAATTGAAAATGACGGCTTTGGCGAATTTAGTGCAGTTGCAAGCTTAGTAAATGCACTTAATGATGCCGACAGTCAAAATCAATATGCATTTGTGGACTTTGGTGTTGATAAAATCGGCACCGACGCTATTACTACCGCGCTTATTTATCGTGCTGATAAAGTACAGCAAGTAGGAACAGCAGCGATTACAACTGACGCGCCTTTTGACTACAGCAATCGCGCACCTATTGCGCAAAGCTTTAAGTCTTTAGAGACAGAAGAAGTCTTTACTGTTGCCGTTGCTCACTTAAAATCTAAAGGTGGTTGTGGAAGTGCAACTGGTGGAAACGCTGATCAAAATGACGGCCAAGCATGTTGGAACGAAATTCGAACTGCTGGCGCCAATGCATTTGCTGATTGGTTAAATAGCAAACCAACAGGGGTTGATGATGAAGATATCATTCTTGTTGGCGACATGAACGCCTATGCAATGGAAGATCCTATCCGTGCATTTGCTGATAAAGGCCTTAAAAATGTGGTTGCTGAGCTAGATGGCAACACTTTAGGTTACTCTTATAGCTTTTCTGGCCGAGCGGGTAGTTTAGATCACGCCCTAGTCAGTCCAAGCTTATTAAATAAAGTAGTCAGTGCAACCGATTGGCACATTAATGCCGATGAGCCTATCTCGCTTGATTATAATGTTGAATTTAAATCTGACGCACAACAATCAACCTTATATGCTCAAGGTCCTTACAGAGCGTCAGATCATGACCCTGTTATTGTCGATATTCGCTCGACCATTATCGCGCCACCTGAGCCAGAACCTGAAGTAATTATTGGCGAAATTAATAATATTGGCGGGTGGTTTTGGTGGAAAAGCTACAGCTTTGAAATCCCACAAGGTTATGACGAGCTAACGGTTAGCCTTGACGGTGGCTGGGGTGATGCAAACTTATTTGTACGCCATAAAAGAAACCCGACTCTTTTCAGAAAAGATTGCGCCTCAATAAGCTTCGGTAATAGTGAAAGCTGTTC